In Porites lutea chromosome 7, jaPorLute2.1, whole genome shotgun sequence, a single window of DNA contains:
- the LOC140944221 gene encoding kelch repeat and BTB domain-containing protein 2-like, with amino-acid sequence MRPTGMEDLFKKQDREILADTNTYGSGGIRFKGNASNALSLLNQLRFEGEGGFCDMILEVEGRQLATHRCILAASSQFFYNMFSSGMKESNQTLLKLHSVSFDSMSLILDYFYTREIVISDDNVLELLNTASFLLVTPVKKACIQLLFRQLSGENCFSILQVAEKFGASDLAKTASNAIKSNFFSVVNNDEFVSISKKSLINFISSDEIQVEREEEVYQAALKWVKHDEVNRASDLPELLSHLRGKSLPKGFLKSEMAKEPLLAAFSSLLEPSKSKTEARRTNGEHGRRTGTDDKPEAERTRPSTELHDVMIGISSIVFSSHKAFCYDLDKKETFVLPEFPDVHLGPKVAVVGRSLYIIDGFKFHCVNGPTRLSALCLDEVQNQKSSLSFSMYPQWKTKRPCKVSRTCASLVELNGLLYYIGGLREDENSLKTVECYNPEIDKWVFCASLNTSRSRSGCVVVNDHIYIIGGGTVRRTWNSGSVLSSVERKKYM; translated from the exons ATGAGGCCGACTGGCATGGAAGACCTTTTCAAAAAGCAAGACAGAGAGATACTTGCAGATACTAATACTTATGGTTCAGGTGGAATTAGGTTCAAGGGAAATGCAAGCAACGCTCTTTCTCTATTGAACCAGCTCAGGTTTGAAGGAGAAGGGGGATTTTGCGACATGATCCTGGAAGTAGAAGGAAGACAATTGGCCACTCATCGATGTATCTTGGCGGCAAGCAGCCAATTTTTTTATAACATGTTTAGCAGTGGTATGAAAGAATCGAACCAAACTCTCCTTAAGTTGCATTCAGTTAGCTTCGACTCAATGTCGCTCATTCTTGATTATTTTTACACGCGAGAGATTGTTATAAGCGACGACAACGTGTTGGAGTTGCTCAACACTGCAAGCTTTCTTCTTGTCACCCCGGTGAAAAAGGCGTGCATTCAACTTCTCTTCAGACAGTTAAGCGGTGAAAATTGCTTCAGTATCCTACAAGTAGCTGAGAAGTTTGGCGCAAGTGATCTTGCGAAAACGGCAAGCAACGCCATTAAATCGAACTTTTTCTCTGTGGTGAACAATGACGAATTTGTTTCCATTTCAAAGAAGAGTCTGATAAACTTCATATCCAGTGATGAAATTCAAGTGGAAAGGGAGGAAGAGGTCTACCAAGCTGCACTGAAGTGGGTTAAGCATGATGAAGTTAATCGTGCCTCAGATTTACCTGAATTACTAAGCCATCTGAGAGGGAAGTCTTTGCCTAAAGGGTTCCTAAAATCTGAAATGGCTAAAGAGCCTCTTCTTGCTGCCTTCTCGAGTCTGTTAGAACCTTCCAAGAGCAAGACCGAAGCAAGAAGGACAAATGGGGAACATGGAAGGAGAACAGGCACCGATGACAAACCAGAAGCTGAGAGGACAAGACCATCTACTGAATTGCATGATGTCATGATTGGAATTAGTTCTATAGTGTTTAGTTCCCACAAAGCATTCTGTTATGATTTGGACAAGAAAGAAACATTTGTTCTACCAGAGTTTCCTGATGTGCATTTAGGTCCAAAAGTGGCAGTTGTTGGACGCTCCCTGTACATAATTGATGGGTTTAAGTTTCATTGTGTAAATGGCCCCACAAGATTAAGTGCTTTGTGTCTTGATGAAGTGCAGAATCAGAAGTCTTCTCTTAGTTTTAGTATGTACCCACAATGGAAGACTAAAAGACCTTGTAAGGTTAGCAGAACATGCGCTTCCCTGGTAGAACTTAATGGGCTGTTGTATTACATTGGTGGATTGCGTGAAGATGAAAATAGCTTGAAGACAGTAGAGTGTTACAATCCTGAAATTGACAAGTGGGTGTTCTGTGCGAGCTTAAACACTTCCAGATCTAGGTCAGGCTGTGTGGTAGTGAATGATCACATTTACATCATCGGTGGTGGGACAGTTCGTAGGACATGGAATTCAGGATCAGTTCTTTCAAGTGTTGAGAG AAAGAAGTACATGTAG